From the Octadecabacter antarcticus 307 genome, one window contains:
- a CDS encoding sarcosine oxidase subunit alpha family protein, with protein sequence MRIAGRGFNRGARAVPFTFDGQSYTGREGDTLAAALLANDVRLVARSFKYHRPRGVLTAGSEEPNALVTVGNGAAQDPNIRATTLEIYDGLAARSQNAWPSLKHDAMAINDLLSPFLSAGFYYKTFMWPKSFWEKLYEPIIRHAAGLGALSGATNQDIYEKAFANCDVLIIGAGPAGIMAALTAAQAGADVILTDEGTAGGGRLLTETYDVNGRSGEDWAAEQLAALSSMENVRIMTRTTVTGAYDQGTFAALETVPSRNPNAPKECFWRIVAKRSILCAGALERPIAFPNNDRPGIMLASAVRAYLNRWGVAPGQAVTIFTNNDDAHRTALDLIDAGVTVVGVIDSRADAVALGDYPIFVAGQVIATKGRHGLTGVTVCDANGTHDIQTDCLAMSGGWNPTVHLTCHMNARPTWSDDILSFVPTDGSIPNILVAGAARGVFSTLGCLADGIAVANDTVRELGLTAQQIDTPTADDSPYRIEPLWQVDGKGRKWLDFQNDVHVKDIALAVQENFRSVEHMKRYTTQGMATDQGKNSNVVALAVLADATGRGIPETGTTTFRPPYVPVAIAAMGAGAQGHGFAPERHTTSHKIALDQGAPMMEAGLWYRPSYFPKPGETTWLDACNREVAMVRNHVGICDVSTLGKIDIQGPDAAAFLDFVYCNTFSTLRENRVRYGLMLREDGHVMDDGTTACLGPNHYVMTTTTAAAGQVMKHLDWVSQALRPDLDVRFASITEHWAQFAIAGPKSRDLLNSVLDTQIDDENWPFMACGPVDIAGFQGRLFRISFSGEHAYEIAVPSRYGASLFRLLCAQAEAMDGGLYGLEALNVLRIEKGFITHAEIHGRVTANDIGFGRMVSQKKDCIGNAMSQRPGLLEVDRELLVGLKPVEITGKLTAGAHLFVDGADAVSANDQGYVTSVCYSPTLGHDLAQAFLKDGPNRHGEHIMLVDHLRDIQTLCEVCHPVFFDPKGELARG encoded by the coding sequence ATGAGGATCGCAGGCAGAGGATTTAACCGTGGCGCGCGCGCGGTGCCATTCACCTTTGACGGGCAATCCTACACAGGACGCGAAGGTGATACCCTCGCGGCAGCGCTGTTGGCAAACGACGTTCGCCTTGTCGCCCGGTCGTTCAAGTATCACCGACCGCGCGGTGTGCTGACCGCAGGCTCCGAAGAACCGAACGCGCTGGTCACGGTGGGGAACGGTGCCGCGCAAGACCCCAACATCCGTGCCACGACATTGGAAATCTATGACGGCCTTGCCGCACGGTCCCAAAACGCGTGGCCGTCGTTGAAACACGATGCCATGGCGATCAATGATCTGCTGTCGCCATTTCTAAGTGCCGGATTTTATTATAAAACCTTCATGTGGCCCAAATCGTTTTGGGAAAAGCTGTATGAACCTATTATCCGCCACGCCGCTGGCCTAGGCGCGCTTTCTGGTGCGACAAACCAAGACATCTATGAAAAAGCATTCGCCAATTGCGACGTGCTGATCATCGGGGCCGGGCCTGCGGGGATTATGGCTGCACTTACTGCGGCACAGGCGGGCGCGGATGTAATTTTGACCGACGAAGGCACGGCAGGTGGCGGGCGCCTGCTGACTGAAACCTATGACGTGAACGGCCGATCGGGTGAAGACTGGGCGGCAGAACAATTGGCCGCGCTTTCAAGCATGGAAAACGTGCGCATCATGACACGCACAACTGTGACTGGGGCCTACGACCAAGGCACGTTTGCCGCACTGGAAACCGTTCCATCGCGCAATCCGAACGCGCCGAAAGAATGTTTCTGGCGCATCGTCGCAAAGCGGTCAATCTTGTGTGCTGGGGCGCTGGAACGTCCCATCGCATTTCCGAATAATGACCGTCCTGGCATCATGCTGGCCTCAGCGGTGCGCGCATACCTCAACCGCTGGGGCGTCGCCCCGGGGCAGGCGGTGACGATATTTACCAACAATGACGACGCACACCGAACGGCGCTGGATCTCATTGATGCTGGCGTGACCGTTGTGGGTGTAATCGACAGCCGCGCGGACGCTGTAGCTTTGGGCGATTATCCAATCTTCGTGGCCGGGCAGGTTATCGCGACCAAGGGGCGGCACGGGCTGACTGGCGTCACCGTGTGCGACGCCAACGGCACGCACGATATTCAAACCGATTGTTTGGCGATGTCGGGCGGCTGGAACCCGACAGTGCATTTGACCTGCCACATGAACGCGCGACCCACATGGTCAGACGATATCCTCAGCTTTGTGCCGACAGACGGATCGATCCCGAATATATTGGTGGCAGGGGCCGCGCGCGGCGTCTTTTCAACGTTGGGATGTTTGGCGGATGGAATTGCAGTTGCCAACGACACGGTCCGCGAACTCGGGCTGACCGCGCAACAGATTGACACGCCAACAGCGGATGACAGCCCCTATCGCATTGAACCGCTGTGGCAAGTGGATGGTAAGGGGCGAAAATGGCTCGACTTTCAGAACGACGTGCATGTGAAAGACATCGCGCTGGCGGTGCAGGAAAATTTCCGCAGTGTTGAGCATATGAAACGCTACACGACGCAGGGCATGGCCACCGATCAGGGTAAGAATTCCAACGTTGTCGCCCTTGCGGTGCTGGCGGATGCGACGGGGCGTGGCATTCCTGAAACTGGCACAACCACATTTCGCCCGCCCTACGTGCCCGTCGCGATTGCCGCGATGGGTGCAGGGGCGCAAGGCCATGGGTTTGCGCCTGAACGCCACACCACGTCGCATAAAATCGCGCTGGATCAGGGTGCGCCGATGATGGAAGCAGGCCTGTGGTATCGCCCTAGTTATTTCCCGAAGCCCGGTGAAACCACATGGCTTGACGCCTGCAATCGTGAAGTGGCGATGGTGCGCAATCACGTCGGCATCTGCGATGTCAGCACGCTGGGAAAGATTGATATTCAGGGGCCGGACGCCGCTGCATTCCTGGATTTCGTCTATTGCAACACGTTCTCGACGTTGCGCGAAAACCGCGTGCGGTACGGGTTGATGCTGCGTGAAGACGGGCATGTGATGGACGACGGCACAACTGCGTGTCTTGGCCCGAACCACTATGTGATGACCACGACGACGGCGGCGGCGGGGCAGGTGATGAAGCACCTCGATTGGGTGAGCCAAGCTTTGCGCCCCGATCTTGATGTGCGATTTGCCTCTATCACCGAACATTGGGCGCAATTCGCAATTGCCGGGCCAAAATCGCGTGATCTGCTGAATTCTGTTTTAGACACACAGATTGATGATGAAAACTGGCCGTTTATGGCCTGTGGTCCAGTCGATATTGCGGGTTTTCAGGGCCGATTGTTCCGCATCTCATTCTCGGGCGAACATGCTTATGAAATCGCCGTCCCATCGCGCTATGGTGCGTCGCTGTTTCGCCTTCTTTGCGCACAGGCCGAAGCGATGGATGGTGGGCTGTATGGTCTGGAAGCGCTCAACGTGTTGCGGATCGAAAAGGGCTTCATCACCCATGCGGAAATTCATGGCCGCGTCACCGCAAACGACATCGGTTTTGGCCGTATGGTGAGCCAGAAAAAAGACTGCATCGGTAATGCGATGTCACAACGTCCGGGGCTGTTGGAGGTTGATCGTGAACTGCTTGTCGGGCTGAAACCCGTTGAAATAACCGGTAAATTAACCGCAGGGGCGCATCTATTTGTAGACGGCGCAGACGCAGTCAGCGCAAATGATCAAGGCTACGTCACCTCGGTTTGTTACTCGCCTACTTTGGGCCATGACCTCGCGCAGGCGTTCCTGAAAGACGGCCCGAACCGCCACGGTGAACACATCATGCTGGTCGATCATCTGCGCGATATCCAGACCCTGTGTGAGGTGTGCCACCCCGTCTTTTTTGACCCGAAAGGGGAACTTGCCCGTGGTTAA
- a CDS encoding sarcosine oxidase subunit gamma, with the protein MVKLIANSPCAGLLPKTIGTVSFTEIDVGQMTLVAPFRGQKKSVSDVLKSAIGVGFPAPNRTIGTTPRAVWCGKGQALIMGADCPDLDGAACVDHSDAWAIVLLDGADATAILARLTPIDLRLSMFKRGHTARTLIGHMTGGITRLGLQSFEVMVMRSMAATLVHDLTQAAENMAARAGSPDGQGTT; encoded by the coding sequence GTGGTTAAATTGATCGCAAATTCGCCCTGCGCTGGGCTGCTGCCAAAGACCATTGGCACGGTCTCATTTACTGAAATCGACGTGGGTCAGATGACGTTGGTGGCACCGTTTAGGGGCCAGAAAAAATCTGTCTCGGACGTGCTGAAATCAGCAATTGGTGTTGGGTTTCCAGCCCCGAACCGCACAATTGGCACGACGCCACGTGCCGTTTGGTGCGGTAAGGGGCAAGCATTGATTATGGGGGCAGACTGTCCTGACTTGGATGGTGCGGCCTGCGTTGACCATTCAGACGCGTGGGCGATTGTGTTGCTCGACGGGGCGGATGCCACGGCTATTCTTGCGCGCCTTACTCCGATTGATCTGCGCTTATCGATGTTCAAACGGGGCCACACCGCCCGCACTTTGATCGGTCATATGACGGGCGGCATCACACGTTTGGGCCTGCAAAGCTTTGAAGTGATGGTGATGCGATCAATGGCGGCAACTCTGGTACACGATCTGACGCAAGCGGCGGAAAATATGGCGGCGCGGGCGGGTTCCCCGGATGGGCAGGGGACGACCTAG
- the choV gene encoding choline ABC transporter ATP-binding protein, whose amino-acid sequence MADQNNEQDKMIKAVEFQNVSIVFGSDPDVALPMMDQGMDRGEIQNACGQILGVHNCSLDVNKGEILVLMGLSGSGKSTLLRAVNGLNPVARGAVQVHDGDWACEVGSAPPSELRKLRLECVSMVFQAFGLLPWRTVRDNVGLGLELGGMTKVNRRRKVDEQLELVGLADRADALVGELSGGMQQRVGLARAFVTDAPILLMDEPFSALDPLIRTRLQDELLDLQQRLNRTIIFVSHDLDEAFKIGNRIAIMEGGRIVQCGTPREIFSNPANGYVADFVANMNPLGVLCARDVMIAEPDWGLGGHEVDAETPVSDVIDSLCQFGALTVIENGTPLGQVTQRSVLAKISPVTSS is encoded by the coding sequence ATGGCAGATCAAAACAACGAGCAGGACAAAATGATAAAAGCGGTTGAATTCCAAAACGTGTCTATCGTCTTTGGTAGTGATCCGGACGTGGCCCTGCCGATGATGGATCAAGGCATGGATCGAGGCGAAATTCAGAACGCCTGCGGGCAAATACTGGGCGTGCATAATTGTTCACTTGACGTGAATAAGGGTGAGATTTTGGTGCTGATGGGGCTGTCGGGATCTGGTAAATCGACGCTTTTGCGTGCCGTTAACGGATTGAACCCTGTCGCGCGCGGCGCCGTGCAGGTCCATGACGGTGACTGGGCGTGCGAAGTCGGGTCCGCCCCCCCATCCGAGCTGCGCAAACTGCGCCTTGAATGCGTGTCGATGGTGTTCCAGGCGTTTGGTTTGCTGCCATGGCGCACCGTGCGCGACAACGTCGGGCTGGGTCTGGAACTTGGTGGCATGACAAAGGTGAACCGCCGCCGCAAAGTAGATGAACAATTGGAACTGGTTGGCCTGGCGGATCGCGCCGATGCGCTGGTCGGGGAGCTATCGGGGGGCATGCAACAGCGCGTCGGCCTTGCGCGCGCATTCGTGACGGACGCGCCAATCTTGTTGATGGACGAACCGTTCAGCGCCCTTGATCCACTAATCCGCACGCGCCTGCAGGACGAACTGCTTGATCTACAACAGCGGCTGAACCGAACGATCATTTTCGTCAGCCATGATCTGGACGAAGCGTTTAAAATTGGCAATCGCATCGCCATTATGGAAGGCGGACGCATTGTGCAGTGCGGCACCCCGCGTGAAATATTTTCAAACCCTGCAAATGGCTATGTCGCTGATTTTGTGGCAAATATGAACCCACTTGGTGTGCTTTGCGCCCGCGATGTGATGATTGCCGAACCCGATTGGGGATTAGGTGGACATGAGGTTGACGCAGAAACGCCAGTGTCGGATGTCATCGACAGTTTATGCCAATTTGGGGCGTTGACGGTGATTGAGAATGGCACGCCGTTGGGCCAAGTCACCCAGCGCAGCGTCTTGGCAAAGATTAGCCCAGTGACGTCCAGCTAG